The genomic DNA ATATACATGTCGCGGTATTGATTTTCTATGTTCGCCACCTGCTTCGCCATGTCTCAATATGTCCAGCCCAATACGCCGCCTTTTCGGATCTATGCTCCGTTGCTGAGACTACCATGGTCGTCCCTCCTGGGGACACTCCATGCCAGAAAATTCAGGAGGCGTAAGAAGGGGGTCTTTTGACGGCTACCCTGCTTCTTCAGTTTTTTCGCTGGCGACTTATTACTCAGAGCGTAAAATATTTAACTAAGCGGCTTTGGCATAGGCGACGTATTTCCCTTCAAAATACTTCTTCACTATGTGCGGACAACGCTGCAGACTGCGCAGGAAGCCTCTCAGCTTGCCCTTCAGCTCTGGCTTGTCTTTGGCCTTTCCATCACGAAAAATTCTACTTTTCAGAACAACCTTTTTTCGAGGGGATTACCATCTGAACTTTTTCAATACCGCGAGCGCAAATTCAACCCCTCGCTGAAAGGTGTCTTTTACCTAACCTGAGCGATTCAGACTTCTGTCGGCACAGAAAATCTTTCCCAATACGCCGAAATATATTACAAATAGTTCCGTCGCCATGGCGCAATTGTCGTCACCCAACAGGTGGAGCTGTCCATGTCCCGGTCCAAATTCAAAAGTTCCCGTCGCATCGATGCCGTTGAAGTCACATCCGATTGCCTGACTGGGCGGGCCGGACTCCATCTCTTTGCTCGTTATGCGCGGGATTGAGCTTTACCCGCATCTTGACCGGCTCTTTGGCTCCATGCGGAAGCATTCCAAAGGACATCCGATCATCGACCTCTTCATCCAGGTATTCTGTTTCTTCTTCGACGGGACCAGCCGACACCTGACCCACTTCGACAGCTTGGCCAAGGACGCAGGATACGCTGCCACTATCGAGTTCGCTCCGCAGGAAATGGTGTCATCCCATTCTGTTAAGCGGTTTTTTCAAGCGTTTTCTTGGCCTCGCATATTTCTGTTTCGCCGCCTACTTCTTCAACTTTTTCTCTGGCGGCTCAAGATGATCAAACCGCCTGTCGTCATTTTGGGTCTCGACACTATGGTCATGGACAACGATGATGCCCCCAAGCGCCATGGCGTCAAGCCGACCTACAAAAAAGTTCTCGGTTTCCAGCCTCTTCAGATGACCTGGGGAAGGTACATCATTGATGCCGTATTCCGGGGTGGAGACAAGCATTCCAACCACGGAGACACGGCGGCAAAAATGATCCAGCATGCCGTGCACCTCATCAGAACCCGCTACGCTACGGACGTCCCCATCATCATCCGGATGGATTCAGGCTTCTGCGACCAAAAGCTCATGAAAACCATAGAAGCGCTCGACGTTGGCTATGTCTGTGGCGGGCGCTTTCTTGCCGAAATAAAAGGGCTTATTGAATCCACGCCGCAAGAAAATTTTCAGCG from Solidesulfovibrio carbinolicus includes the following:
- a CDS encoding IS1380 family transposase, whose translation is MRGIELYPHLDRLFGSMRKHSKGHPIIDLFIQVFCFFFDGTSRHLTHFDSLAKDAGYAATIEFAPQEMVSSHSVKRFFQAFSWPRIFLFRRLLLQLFLWRLKMIKPPVVILGLDTMVMDNDDAPKRHGVKPTYKKVLGFQPLQMTWGRYIIDAVFRGGDKHSNHGDTAAKMIQHAVHLIRTRYATDVPIIIRMDSGFCDQKLMKTIEALDVGYVCGGRFLAEIKGLIESTPQENFQRHFGRSDEDIWEFFEFGDRRGTWNRFRRVIFWRPFLEEKQFLLPGSRPGTLAYTNLGMGFAVDEQLEKAGLSGMVQAEGVIATYHGRGADELVHRSFKDFGFEELPFLRFAPNAAFYYCMLVAFFLFEAFKEDVTTPVVPVTAMPVTLRRKLVDVAAKIVTHAGRTILKLTDVVMETLHFKELWKLCLSAPKFAWS